One Onychostoma macrolepis isolate SWU-2019 chromosome 10, ASM1243209v1, whole genome shotgun sequence genomic region harbors:
- the myo18aa gene encoding unconventional myosin-XVIIIa isoform X3 encodes MAFSSRFSFWEKKVKDENVPGAKNSNSDSENSMSQSQTEVSGSTERRQGEPTTAVNPERPLTVDQRCSDSRNGRHGSVESDTSARRGLNLAHKARSEEKPSIATSVPKTSRPPQAGSSADGDALSFGLTSLMGRARTKEHRSRLRAAERKEPQEESKERIGESETFSEEPQPSTPAISPPPRLDPLAPPVGFLPSKPNPLTPPAGFLPVTKPDPLAPPAGFIPALKPNPSAQPTPKTDPLAPPAGFIPAPKPNPSTQLTPKPDPLAPPVGFVPTPKRDPFAPVAGFIPKPKVDPLAPPAGFIPVPRSIAVQKPEVKEVSKPSAAPAGKLPSQISTIANQQGSPMMPTQGNQAKAEDPVAILQAAHEAACLSKVKTEEQLAAEKAWYNTEKVWLVHKDGFSLATQLKTEMGSLPEGKVKVRLEHDGTVLEVDEDDVEKANPLSYDRVEDLSSLLYLNESSILHSLRQRYGGNLIHTYAGPNLLVINPLSTPALYSEKVMQMFKGCRREETAPHIFAVAQSAYHQLLTTRQDQTIVLLGKSGSGKTTNCQHLLQYLVTIAAGSGKVYSAEKWQAVYTVLEAFGNCSTAMNVNASRFSHIVSLDFDQAGQVASASVQTMLLEKFRVTRRPEAESSFNVFYYLMAGADAALKTELHFNHFAENSTFGLLPLLKPEDKQKAAQQYTKLQAAMKVLGISVEEQKTVWLILGAIYHLGAAGATKAGRKQFARHEWAQKAAYLLGCTLEELSSGIFKTQGKGTLPRSSSVRQSTDDTDSSASKATAAECLEFMASGLYSELFTLIISLINRALKSSQHSLCSLLIVDTPGFQNPRQVKNQRGATFEELCHNYAQERLQTLFQERTFVRELERYKEENIEITLDDLEPSPSRSVAVVDQSSSQTLVRSLSRTDEARGLFWLMEEEVLQPGGSAETLLQRLFSYYGPAEGESTGHTHIHALTHKLAHLHSALDRYMHCFSAGHTVVLKSENTHHFLLGHSHGTDWVEYDTHGWLNLARLNPTPQNAANLLQNSQKKSISGMFVGRSSSAAVLTGSIAGLEGVSQLAMRRATSMRKTFTTGMAAVKKKSLCLQIKLQVDALLDTVRRSRVHFVHCLLPRAELLRAAGSPEESCDPGLMQIDVALLRAQIRGFKLLDSLRIYRQGYPDHMVFSEFRRRFDVLAPHLTKKLGRNYIVKDEKRAVEELLESLELEKSSYHMGLSRVFFRAGTVAKLEGQRDEHTRQNITLFQAACRGFLSRQAFKKRKIQDMAIRCVQKNITKNRGVKGWPWWKLFTTVRPLVEVQLTEEQIRGKDEEIIHLKLKLEKVEKERNELRLTSDRLESKITELTAELSDERNSAESTSQLLETETSERLRLEKDMKDMQVKFDAVKKQMESMEMEIMEARLLQASELNGEMDNDGDDSGGEWRLKYERAIRDTEFTKKKLQQEMDDKVETEQQNKRHLERKLTDLQADHEESQRSVQQLKKKCQRLAAELQDTKLHLENQEGRNHELERKQRKFDVEKNQFHEELQKERNQREKLGRERDMLTGEVFTIRQQLQEKDTELCTVSLKVEQLESELQDLSSQESKDEASLAKVKKQLRDLEAKVKDQEEELDEQAGTIQMLEQAKLRLEMEMERLRQTHSKELDSKDEEVEDIRLSCSKKLKQMEVQLEEEYEDKQRVLKEKRDLESKLMIAQEQVGQRDVETEKRLRKDLKRTKVLLADAQMMLDHLKSNVPSKREIGALKNKLEESEFACTASVKARKSMELEIEDLHIQMDDITKAKMALEEQISRLQREKNNLQSRFEEDQEDMNELMKKHKAAVAQSTRDLAQISDLQAQVEEAMKEKQEIQDKLHSLQSQLEFQEQSMVEKSLVSRQEAKIRELETKLEYERTQTKRLESLVTRLKENLEKMTEERDQRIGSENREKDQNKRMQRQIRDIKEEMTELSKKEAEASRKKHELEMDIESLEAANQSLQADLKLAFKRIGDLQAAMEDEMETDDDDDLINSGDESDMDSEVEDRVDGVKSLLSKSKGSAKTLSDEGTQKTTRHTNAANADVKDIKEGKEGKEGKEEVKKDSDESRSVSVMSSLSYRKRSHQKDWNGRAGDDSSLFSALREQPDMPDRLSLRKAKSKPTDRPQTGDDLDDRGSVISQAYSEAASRARKGLDRRWTKSSPEFDKESMVSSVAPSRASTRHGIDQDDDALSGVSSFSLRRSTSWMDDSRSDYGPTSTSMSQRSRSRSPGSTSVGSRISLARSTRLSEFGVRLNNDDVDDDDDVDSVSVAAYSPRSVGRSLSTPAQLRSSETQLDTSDIKPVSHRNYLDPELEKAINEVLSFKPIKFKRCSLEDSDEEEEGGGGAGEEENRKSIKSLLQDKDDEGLGLSGSSLRRSASGSAVDSGRSGSSLSSFSSKSSKKKNKKKSRRSESDSSSNEGHTRRHSRQKEKRRSKSSRKKESESSKSESDSESSSSSSASTVSYRSSNSVKRTPRQKDSDGDPESPDEERPPGKKGIKKQKKKVDSLVMKYLYKPDSD; translated from the exons TCAGACAGTGAGAACAGTATGAGCCAGTCTCAGACAGAAGTAAGTGGCTCAACTGAGCGACGCCAGGGTGAACCAACAACAGCGGTGAATCCAGAGCGGCCACTGACTGTAGACCAGAGATGCAGCGACTCCAGGAATGGACGACATGGCAGCGTTGAGTCTGACACATCGGCGAGGAGAGGACTGAACCTGGCGCACAAAGCGAGGTCAGAAGAAAAGCCTTCGATAGCCACTTCGGTCCCCAAAACAAGCCGTCCACCGCAAGCTGGCAGCTCTGCGGATGGAGATGCCCTCTCTTTTGGGTTGACCAGCCTAATGGGCCGTGCAAGGACTAAAGAGCATCGCTCTCGCTTGAGAGCTGCCGAACGCAAAGAACCTCAAGAGGAAAGCAAAGAAAGGATTGGTGAAAGTGAGACCTTCTCAGAAGAACCCCAACCATCCACCCCTGCAATCAGTCCACCTCCTAGACTTGACCCTCTTGCCCCTCCTGTTGGCTTTTTACCTTCTAAGCCAAATCCTCTTACTCCTCCTGCTGGATTCCTTCCAGTCACCAAGCCTGATCCATTGGCTCCACCTGCTGGTTTCATTCCAGCTCTTAAACCAAATCCTTCTGCTCAACCTACACCCAAGACTGATCCTCTGGCACCACCGGCGGGATTCATACCAGCTCCTAAACCAAACCCTTCCACTCAACTTACACCCAAACCTGATCCTCTGGCACCACCAGTTGGATTTGTTCCCACCCCAAAGCGAGACCCTTTTGCCCCGGTGGCAGGATTTATCCCCAAGCCCAAAGTTGACCCATTAGCACCCCCTGCAGGCTTTATTCCTGTGCCAAGGTCCATTGCTGTACAAAAGCCAGAG GTGAAGGAGGTGTCAAAACCTTCTGCAGCTCCTGCTGGAAAACTTCCATCCCAGATTTCCACTATCGCCAACCAACAG GGATCTCCAATGATGCCCACCCAAGGGAATCAG GCCAAGGCTGAAGATCCTGTGGCTATCCTGCAGGCTGCACATGaagctgcctgtctgtctaaG GTGAAGACGGAGGAGCAGCTTGCTGCAGAGAAGGCCTGGTATAACACTGAGAAAGTCTGGCTTGTCCATAAAGATGGCTTCTCTTTGG CTACACAGCTCAAGACAGAGATGGGTTCTCTCCCAGAGGGGAAAGTTAAGGTCAGACTTGAACATGATGGGACAGTACTGGAAGTGGACGAGGATGATGTGGAGAAG gcAAATCCTCTATCATATGATCGAGTGGAGGATCTCTCCTCTCTTCTGTACCTCAATGAGTCCAGCATCCTTCACAGCCTTCGTCAGCGCTATGGTGGAAACCTCATTCACACCTACGCTGGGCCAAATCTTCTGGTGATCAATCCTCTCAGCACCCCTGCCTTGTACTCAGAGAAG GTGATGCAGATGTTTAAAGGCTGCCGGAGGGAGGAAACTGCCCCTCACATTTTCGCTGTTGCTCAGTCGGCATATCATCAGCTGCTGACCACACGTCAGGATCAGACCATCGTGCTGCTGGGCAAGAGTGGCAGCGGAAAGACCACTAACTGCCAGCACCTGCTGCAGTACCTCGTCACCATCGCAGCTGGCAGTGGAAAGGTGTACTCAG CTGAGAAATGGCAGGCAGTCTACACGGTTCTGGAGGCTTTTGGGAACTGCAGTACAGCTATGAATGTGAACGCCAGTCGCTTCTCACACATAGTCTCTCTTGACTTCGACCAGGCAGGACAGGTGGCCTCTGCCTCTGTTCAG ACCATGTTGCTGGAGAAGTTCAGAGTGACCAGACGACCAGAAGCAGAATCAAGCTTCAATGTGTTTTACTATCTGATGGCTGGAGCAGATGCAGCTCTAAA GACTGAACTTCATTTTAATCACTTTGCTGAGAACAGCACATTCGGGCTCCTCCCTCTCTTGAAG CCCGAGGACAAGCAGAAAGCCGCTCAGCAGTACACTAAGCTACAGGCTGCCATGAAGGTCCTGGGCATCTCTGTTGAAGAACAGAAAACCGTGTGGCTGATCTTAGGGGCCATATACCACCTCGGTGCTGCTGGGGCCACCAAAG CGGGCCGGAAGCAGTTTGCCAGGCATGAGTGGGCACAAAAAGCAGCGTATCTCCTGGGCTGCACACTGGAAGAGCTGTCGTCCGGCATCTTTAAAACGCAGGGCAAGGGCACTCTTCCCCGCTCCTCAAGTGTCCGGCAGAGTACGGATGATACAGATAGCTCag CATCTAAAGCCACAGCAGCTGAATGTTTGGAGTTCATGGCATCTGGTTTATACTCTGAGCTTTTCACACTCATCATCTCTCTCATTAACAG AGCGCTGAAGTCCAGTCAGCATTCTCTCTGTTCTCTGCTGATTGTGGACACACCAGGGTTCCAGAACCCTCGTCAGGTGAAGAACCAGCGCGGGGCCACGTTTGAGGAGCTTTGCCATAATTATGCTCAGGAACGTCTGCAGACGCTGTTCCAGGAGCGAACGTTCGTACGGGAATTGGAGCGTTACAAAGAG GAAAACATTGAGATCACATTGGATGACCTGGAGCCCAGCCCTTCTCGCTCAGTAGCTGTGGTTGATCAGTCCTCCAGTCAGACCCTG GTACGTAGTCTGTCCCGGACAGATGAGGCCAGAGGTCTGTTCTGGCTGATGGAGGAGGAGGTTTTGCAGCCGGGAGGGTCAGCGGAAACACTCCTACAGCGACTCTTCAGTTACTACGGCCCTGCAGAGGGAGAGAGCACAggtcacacacatatacatgcaCTAACACACAAACTCGCACACCTACATTCTGCCCTAGACAGATATATGCATTGCTTTTCTGCAGGTCACACAGTGGTGCTTAAAAGTGAAAACACACATCACTTCCTGCTCGGCCACAGTCACGGGACAGATTGGGTGGAATATGATACGCACGGATGGCTGAACCTTGCCAGGCTAAATCCCACCCCCCAGAACGcagccaatctgctgcagaacTCCCAGAA GAAGAGCATCAGCGGGATGTTTGTGGGCCGCTCCAGCAGTGCTGCGGTTTTGACTGGCTCCATCGCTGGACTGGAGGGCGTCTCTCAGCTTGCCATGCGTCGGGCCACCAGCATGAGGAAGACCTTCACCACAGGCATGGCAGCCGTCAAAAAGAAGTCTCTCTGTCTTCAGATTAAACTCCAAGTG GATGCACTGTTGGACACCGTGCGCAGATCCAGGGTTCACTTTGTCCACTGTCTATTACCCCGAGCGGAGCTTCTGAGGGCAGCAGGGTCTCCAGAGGAGAGCTGTGACCCTGGACTCATGCAGATAGATGTGGCTTTGCTCAGGGCCCAGATCCGTGGCTTCAAGCTGCTGGACAGCTTGAGGATTTACAGACAAG GTTACCCTGACCACATGGTCTTCTCCGAGTTCAGAAGACGCTTTGACGTTTTGGCCCCTCACTTGACTAAGAAACTGGGACGAAACTACATTGTGAAGGATGAGAAACGA GCAGTAGAGGAGCTTTTGGAGTCTTTGGAATTGGAGAAGAGCAGCTATCACATGGGCCTGAGCAGG gTGTTCTTTAGGGCTGGAACAGTGGCTAAACTAGAGGGACAGAGGGATGAACACACCAGACAGAACATCACGCTGTTCCAGGCCGCCTGCAGGGGCTTTTTGTCTCGGCAGGCCTTCAAAAAGAGGAAG atCCAGGATATGGCCATCCGTTGTGTCCAGAAGAACATCACGAAGAATCGTGGTGTGAAGGGCTGGCCCTGGTGGAAGCTCTTCACCACCGTACGACCTCTAGTAGAGGTTCAGCTCACTGAAGAACAGATTCGAGGAAAAGAC GAGGAGATCATTCATCTGAAGTTGAAGCTGGAGAAGGTGGAGAAGGAAAGAAATGAGCTACGGCTGACCTCGGATCGTCTGGAGAGCAAA aTCACAGAGCTGACGGCAGAGCTTTCAGATGAGAGAAACTCTGCGGAGTCGACGTCCCAGCTGCTGGAGACGGAAACAAGCGAGAGATTGCGTTTGGAGAAGGACATGAAGGACATGCAG GTGAAGTTTGACGCTGTGAAGAAACAGATGGAGTCCATGGAGATGGAAATCATGGAGGCCAGACTCCTCCAAGCATCAGAACTCAACGGCGAGATGGACAATGATGGCGATGATtctg GAGGTGAATGGAGGCTGAAATATGAACGTGCCATCAGAGACACAGAATTCACAAAGAAAAAACTCCAGCAGGAGATGGATGACAAGGTGGAGACAGAACAACAGAACAAGAGACACTTGGAGAGAAAA TTAACGGACTTGCAGGCTGACCACGAGGAGTCCCAGCGATCAGTCCAGCAGCTGAAGAAGAAATGCCAGCGGCTGGCAGCTGAACTGCAAGACACCAAACTGCACTTGGAAAATCAAGAGGGACGCAACCATGAGCTGGAGAGAAAGCAGAGGAA GTTTGATGTGGAGAAGAACCAGTTTCACGAGGAACTACAGAAGGAGAGGAACCAGCGGGAGAAACTGGGCCGAGAGAGAGATATGCTAACTGGCGAGGTGTTTACAATCAGACAGCAGCTACAG GAGAAGGACACAGAGCTGTGTACGGTCAGTCTGAAAGTAGAGCAGCTGGAATCCGAGCTCCAGGATCTCTCCTCTCAGGAGTCAAAAGACGAGGCATCACTCGCAAAGGTTAAGAAGCAACTGCGTGATCTGGAAGCAAAGGTCAAAGATCAAGAGGAGGAGCTTGATGAACAGGCTGGAACCATTCAGATGCTGGAACAG GCTAAACTCCGTTTGGAAATGGAGATGGAGAGATTGAGACAAACACATTCTAAAGAGCTGGACAGTAAAGATGAGGAAGTGGAGGACATCAGACTGTCCTGCAGTAAGAAG CTGAAGCAAATGGAAGTGCAGTTAGAGGAGGAATATGAAGATAAACAGAGAGTTCTAAAGGAAAAGAGAGACCTGGAGTCCAAACTGATGATAGCACAGGAACAG GTTGGTCAGAGGGATGTAGAGACAGAGAAACGTCTCAGGAAGGACCTAAAGCGCACAAAAGTTCTTCTGGCTGATGCGCAGATGATGCTGGACCACCTAAAAAGTAATGTGCCCAGCAAAAGAGAGATCGGCGCACTCAAAAATAAG TTGGAGGAGTCAGAGTTTGCCTGCACAGCCTCAGTTAAAGCACGCAAGTCTATGGAGCTGGAAATTGAAGACCTTCATATCCAGATGGACGACATCACCAAAGCTAAGATGGCT TTGGAGGAGCAGATAAGTCGTCTGCAGAGAGAGAAGAACAACCTGCAGTCTCGCTTTGAGGAGGATCAGGAGGACATGAATGAACTCATGAAGAAACACAAAGCTGCTGTGGCTCAG TCCACAAGGGATCTGGCACAGATCAGTGACCTACAGGCCCAGGTGGAGGAGGCcatgaaagaaaaacaagagATCCAGGACAAG cTCCACTCCCTGCAGTCACAACTTGAATTTCAGGAACAGTCTATGGTGGAGAAATCACTGGTCAGCCGTCAGGAAGCCAAAATCCGTGAACTAGAGACCAAACTAGAATATGAGAGGACCCAGACCAAACGTCTGGAG TCTCTTGTAACACGGCTGAAGGAAAACCTGGAGAAGATGACTGAGGAACGAGACCAGCGTATTGGTAGCGAAAACCGGGAGAAGGATCAGAACAAGCGCATGCAACGACAGATCCGGGACATAAAGGAGGAGATGACTGAACTGTCTAAGAAAGAGGCAGAAGCCAGTCGCAAAAAACATGAGCTG GAAATGGATATTGAAAGTCTGgaagcagccaatcagagcttACAAGCAGATTTGAAGTTGGCCTTTAAGCGGATTGGGGACCTGCAGGCTGCTATGGAAGATGAAATGGagacagatgatgatgatgacctCATCAACAG TGGAGATGAATCAGATATGGACTCTGAGGTGGAGGACCGCGTGGATGGGGTGAAGTCATTGCTTTCAAAGAGCAAAGGATCCGCCAAGACACTCTCTGATGAGGGCACCCAGAAGACCACCAG ACATACCAATGCTGCTAATGCAGATGTGAAAGATATAAAAGAAGGGAAAGAGGGAAAAGAGGGGAAGGAGGAAGTAAAAAAAGATTCAGACGAGAGCCGTTCAGTGTCTGTGATGAGCTCGCTCAGCTACAGGAAACGCTCCCACCAGAAGGACTGGAACGGACGTGCAGGGGATGACAGCTCTCTCTTCAGCGCCCTTCGGGAGCAGCCGGACATGCCTGACCGATTGTCGTTGCGCAAAGCTAAAAGCAAACCCACAGACAGGCCTCAGACTGGTGATGACCTGGATGACCGGGGTTCAGTGATATCCCAGGCTTACTCTGAGGCTGCCAGTAGGGCCAGGAAAGGTCTAGATCGTCGCTGGACCAAAAGCAGTCCAGAATTTGACAAAGAGTCCATGGTGTCCTCGGTTGCCCCGAGCCGAGCTTCCACACGCCATGGGATAGACCAAGATGACGATGCTCTGTCTGGTGTGAGCAGCTTCAGCTTGCGCCGTAGTACTTCTTGGATGGATGACAGCCGCAGTGATTACGGGCCGACAAGTACCAGTATGAGTCAACGATCTAGAAGCCGAAGTCCTGGAAGCACCAGCGTCGGCTCACGAATTTCCCTGGCCCGCAGCACCCGACTTAGCGAGTTTGGAGTTCGTTTGAATAATGATGATGTTGATGACGATGATGATGTTGACTCTGTGAGTGTGGCCGCATATAGTCCACGCTCAGTGGGCCGTAGTCTGTCCACTCCTGCCCAGCTACGCTCCTCTGAGACCCAGCTGGACACTTCTGACATTAAACCTGTGAGCCACCGCAACTACCTGGACCCCGAGCTAGAAAAGGCCATCAATGAAGTCCTGAGCTTCAAGCCAATTAAATTCAAACGCTGCAGCTTAGAAGACTCAGATGAAGAAGAGGAGGGAGGTGGTGGTGCGGGAGAGGAAGAAAATAGGAAGAGTATCAAGAGTTTGTTGCAAGACAAGGACGATGAAGGTCTGGGCCTCAGCGGGTCCAGTCTGAGACGCTCGGCTTCAGGTTCTGCTGTAGATTCTGGACGTTCTGGAAGCTCGCTGAGTTCCTTCAGCTCCAAGAGCAGCAAGAAGAAGAACAAGAAGAAGAGCAGGCGCTCTGAGTCTGACAGCTCCTCCAATGAGGGTCATACTCGGCGGCATtccagacagaaagaaaagagaagATCCAAAAgctcaagaaagaaagaatctGAATCGTCCAAGTCTGAATCTGACTCTGAATCATCATCTTCAAGCTCTGCATCAACAGTTTCATACCGCAGCTCAAACAGCGTGAAGAGAACCCCAAGACAGAAAGACTCAGATGGGGATCCGGAAAGTCCTGATGAAGAACGACCCCCAGGCAAAAAAGGGATAAAGAAACAGAAGAAGAAAGTGGACAGTTTGGTTATGAAGTATCTCTACAAGCCTGACAGTGATTAA